The Solanum dulcamara chromosome 6, daSolDulc1.2, whole genome shotgun sequence genome contains the following window.
agaataaaataaataacatagtttgTGTCCAAAAattaaggacatcatgtcatgactgagggaatccaacacgagctagaaggaatagctAACCTTGGAACCTGATATGTTGGACACTGACTAGAGCTGATGGGGAGTCAAAGTCTATGGtgcactcgctgcactccacaaaatgaaataaaaaaatacaagtagggttCAATTTAGGGTAACATGTATTGAGTAAGTATCATCGACCGACtcgaaatagaaatcaatagaCCTATTATTtgattacctatctcaatatgcCATAACTTGATTCATGATATGATAACTATaagaaaagaaatcaaaatcaaCCCAAAATTATACGAAATCAGTGTAGTACTTAACCTGCATGAACTAACTGAAACCTTACGTTTTTAACAATTGGTTCATATATGCATCTTCTCGACCATTTTCTCATCACTATGCCATCATTGATTATTCACTACATCTATCAATGCCACCACTAAATGTAACAACtcaatccatcaattaaatgaACCCACGTTGCACATAACTATTTTCTAATTCAAAACTTTCTCAACCCAACACTAATTGGACAATTTGTTATCCATAAACAATGCAATAATTATCTATGCACTAAGTAGCAGTTCTATGTAAATGaaattgagaaaattatatAGGTTACTGACTAATGTTTGTCAACGTCGAACAGGTTGTTTTtcttccttcttttctcttttcttttctaaattaattaagtaCTAAAAGTGATAACCCTActaactattttaataaatatggaataagtggtacatggtattaaatatattaccacTTTAGCactttaattaaattagttatctaaagttatccctcaactaactaactgtagttatcgaatagtccaaaatacccattaaaaatttatgaaatgaGTCTTTTACGAAATAAGAAACTCTAATACTCAAAATGGCTTAATGGGTCGTACAACAGATATCAATTTACTACCGTTCGTCCCCAAACAGTCAAAAAAAGAGCGAGAGTAGAAAAgggtacctgactcgacgaaTATATGTGGATATCTTCCACGCATATCCGCCTCAGTCTCCCAAGTGGATTCCTCAACTCGACGAATCTTCCAGTGAACCTTCACATATACAATCTTCCATTGGACCTTCACAGATAcaatctccttagacctcaacttGCAACCTCTCTGTCTAAAATAGCTAAAGGTTCCTCCTCATaggacaaattctcatcaagtaaTATCGGATTCCATCGAATAATATAGTTttcatcaccatgatatttctttagcacaAACACGTAAAACATTGGGTGCACTTCGAGCAAACCTGGAGGTAAATACAATTTATAGGTcacctctccaacacgcttaagaacttcaaatggCCTAATATAACTCGAACTGAGCTTATCTCGCTTACCAAATTTCACCACACCCTTTATGAGTGAAACCTTCAACGAcactttttcttcctttataaacTTCATGTTCCTgacctttcggtctgcatactccttctgtctgctctgagctgctagaagttTCTCCTGAATAAATTCCATCTTCTCTAAcgattccctcaaaagatcagatcccaaggtctcacctcaaatgcatcaaaccaaccaattgaagacctacatctcctcccatacaatgcctcaactAGAGCCATATCAGTACTCGAGTGATAGTTATTGTTGTACAAAAACTCTGCTAATTgtaggaactgatcccaatTACC
Protein-coding sequences here:
- the LOC129892665 gene encoding uncharacterized protein LOC129892665 — translated: MEFIQEKLLAAQSRQKEYADRKVRNMKFIKEEKVSLKVSLIKGVVKFGKRDKLSSSYIRPFEVLKRVGEVTYKLYLPPGTFSYFRQRGCKLRSKEIVSVKVQWKIVYVKVHWKIRRVEESTWETEADMRGRYPHIFVESAHSKPDHIHLLPRKASASSGSTFA